A region of Etheostoma cragini isolate CJK2018 chromosome 24, CSU_Ecrag_1.0, whole genome shotgun sequence DNA encodes the following proteins:
- the prkx gene encoding cAMP-dependent protein kinase catalytic subunit PRKX isoform X1 encodes MASSKVKVGPSGEKESKSSGSAEGEATNARMYSLDDLETVATVGTGTFGRVFLVRDRESRAFFALKQMKIPDVIRLKQEQHVHNEKEVLSEVNHPFLIRLFWTHHDERFLYMLMDYVAGGELFSFLRSRGRFSNTTGLFYTAEIVCAIEYLHDREIVYRDLKPENILLDSEGHIRLTDFGFAKKLSDRTWTLCGTPEYLAPEVIQSKGHGRAVDWWALGILVFEMLAGYPPFFDDNPFGIYQKILAGKLEFPRHLDFYVKDLIKKFLVIDRARRLGNMKNGADDVKKHRWFKTVEWEAVPLRKLKPPIVPKVSHDGDTSNFDVYPEDDWKKEPPVPPKDLEIFKNF; translated from the exons ATGGCGTCCTCCAAAGTAAAAGTGGGACCCAGCGGGGAGAAAGAGAGTAAGAGCAGCGGTTCTGCCGAAGGCGAAGCAACTAATGCCCGGATGTACAGCCTGGATGACCTGGAGACCGTGGCCACAGTGG GCACCGGGACGTTTGGCAGAGTCTTCCTGGTTCGGGACAGGGAGAGCCGGGCCTTCTTTGCTCTGAAACAGATGAAGATCCCTGACGTGATCCGGCTTAAGCAAGAGCAGCATGTCCACAATGAGAAGGAGGTGCTGTCAGAGGTCAACCACCCTTTCCTTATCAGACT GTTCTGGACGCACCACGACGAGCGCTTTCTCTACATGCTGATGGATTACGTGGCGGGCGGAGAGCTCTTCAGCTTCCTGCGCAGCCGTGGGCGCTTCAGCAACACCACAGGCCTCTTCTACACTGCAGAGATCGTCTGTGCCATTGAGTACCTCCACGACAGAGAAATCGTCTACCGCGACCTGAAGCCAGAGAACATCCTGCTGGACAGCGAGGGACACATCCGTCTCACCGACTTCGGATTTGCCAAGAAGCTGTCCGACAG gaCGTGGACTCTGTGCGGGACCCCCGAGTATTTGGCTCCTGAAGTGATCCAGAGTAAAGGCCACGGCCGGGCGGTGGACTGGTGGGCGCTGGGGATCCTCGTCTTTGAGATGCTGGCTGG ATATCCGCCTTTCTTTGATGACAATCCGTTTGGGATCTATCAGAAGATTTTGGCGGGAAAGCTTGAATTCCCTCGCCATCTGGACTTCTACGTCAA aGACCTCATCAAGAAGTTTCTGGTCATCGACCGAGCCAGACGCCTCGGCAACATGAAG AACGGAGCAGACGATGTAAAGAAGCATCGCTGGTTCAAGACGGTCGAATGGGAGGCCGTTCCTCTGAGGAAACTGAAG CCTCCCATAGTTCCCAAAGTGTCCCATGATGGAGACACCTCTAACTTTGACGTCTACCCAGAGGACGACTGGAAGAAAGAACCTCCTGTGCCTCCCAAGGACTTAGAGATCTTCAAGAACTTCTGA
- the prkx gene encoding cAMP-dependent protein kinase catalytic subunit PRKX isoform X2: MKIPDVIRLKQEQHVHNEKEVLSEVNHPFLIRLFWTHHDERFLYMLMDYVAGGELFSFLRSRGRFSNTTGLFYTAEIVCAIEYLHDREIVYRDLKPENILLDSEGHIRLTDFGFAKKLSDRTWTLCGTPEYLAPEVIQSKGHGRAVDWWALGILVFEMLAGYPPFFDDNPFGIYQKILAGKLEFPRHLDFYVKDLIKKFLVIDRARRLGNMKNGADDVKKHRWFKTVEWEAVPLRKLKPPIVPKVSHDGDTSNFDVYPEDDWKKEPPVPPKDLEIFKNF; this comes from the exons ATGAAGATCCCTGACGTGATCCGGCTTAAGCAAGAGCAGCATGTCCACAATGAGAAGGAGGTGCTGTCAGAGGTCAACCACCCTTTCCTTATCAGACT GTTCTGGACGCACCACGACGAGCGCTTTCTCTACATGCTGATGGATTACGTGGCGGGCGGAGAGCTCTTCAGCTTCCTGCGCAGCCGTGGGCGCTTCAGCAACACCACAGGCCTCTTCTACACTGCAGAGATCGTCTGTGCCATTGAGTACCTCCACGACAGAGAAATCGTCTACCGCGACCTGAAGCCAGAGAACATCCTGCTGGACAGCGAGGGACACATCCGTCTCACCGACTTCGGATTTGCCAAGAAGCTGTCCGACAG gaCGTGGACTCTGTGCGGGACCCCCGAGTATTTGGCTCCTGAAGTGATCCAGAGTAAAGGCCACGGCCGGGCGGTGGACTGGTGGGCGCTGGGGATCCTCGTCTTTGAGATGCTGGCTGG ATATCCGCCTTTCTTTGATGACAATCCGTTTGGGATCTATCAGAAGATTTTGGCGGGAAAGCTTGAATTCCCTCGCCATCTGGACTTCTACGTCAA aGACCTCATCAAGAAGTTTCTGGTCATCGACCGAGCCAGACGCCTCGGCAACATGAAG AACGGAGCAGACGATGTAAAGAAGCATCGCTGGTTCAAGACGGTCGAATGGGAGGCCGTTCCTCTGAGGAAACTGAAG CCTCCCATAGTTCCCAAAGTGTCCCATGATGGAGACACCTCTAACTTTGACGTCTACCCAGAGGACGACTGGAAGAAAGAACCTCCTGTGCCTCCCAAGGACTTAGAGATCTTCAAGAACTTCTGA